A single window of Paenibacillus sp. FSL H8-0537 DNA harbors:
- a CDS encoding heavy metal translocating P-type ATPase encodes MVEYRVKGLTCGHCAHTMETEIQKLTFGEDAKLSYNSGKLLVNEQISMQKVEQILKSEGAYLEKLSAPAVDKGSAPSADPHGHSNHDHACQDGHCHGHDAHSHSDSHDHGDHGHDHSHEGGNSRMLKLLIASGVIYGGALLLEQTLSAPLLIALYLAAIAISGYTTFWRGLRNLFKLKFNIDTLMTIALVGAIAIGEWKEATLVAVLFGVNEWLEGYGMEKARRSMEMLLQVAPKEATKLMDGKELVIPITSLKAQDIVRVKPGEKIPSDGAVTEGKSSVNEAALTGESLPVDKAVGDAVFGGSINNEGVLVIRIDKAYEDSSLAKILHLVEEAQETKTPTELFINKFAKYYTPLIMAIALLVALLPPLLLQGDWTKWLYQGLSVLIVGCPCALILSSPIAIVSGITRNARNGILIKGGVYLEQLGKIDTIAFDKTGTLTKGEPHVVKAEVYVETLFYKVAGAMERSSSHPLAKAVMKAVQDSGVSLPEPEEMINVAGRGMEAVINGERYWLGNEKSIAHLTFPDQVSENIEQMKAAGLTLVIVADAEQILGLFGIADEIREESHAVIAALHQQGIKRTVMLTGDHQKTAEKVASAVGVSSFYAGLLPEDKVARIKELAESGQVAMIGDGINDAPALASAQLGIAMGKGTDSAIETADIVLMQDHLGKLPEAISVAKQVNRVIRFNIAVSLGLKVLALLLTIPGWLTLWIAILSDMGATIFVTLVSLTILIPLRKAYGPVLKRSKPIK; translated from the coding sequence ATGGTTGAATATCGTGTAAAAGGTCTTACCTGCGGCCATTGCGCCCATACGATGGAAACAGAAATTCAAAAATTGACGTTTGGCGAAGATGCCAAGCTCAGCTATAATTCGGGCAAGCTGCTCGTCAATGAGCAAATTTCGATGCAGAAGGTTGAGCAAATTTTGAAGTCAGAGGGCGCTTATTTAGAAAAGCTTTCTGCTCCCGCTGTGGATAAAGGCTCAGCCCCTAGCGCCGATCCTCACGGTCATTCGAATCATGACCACGCTTGCCAGGACGGTCATTGTCACGGGCATGATGCCCATTCGCATAGCGACAGCCATGATCATGGCGACCATGGGCATGATCATAGCCATGAAGGCGGAAACTCCCGCATGCTGAAGCTGCTGATTGCATCCGGCGTGATCTATGGGGGAGCGCTGCTGCTGGAGCAAACACTGAGCGCTCCACTGTTAATTGCCCTGTACTTGGCAGCTATTGCGATCAGCGGTTATACGACCTTTTGGCGCGGACTGCGCAATCTGTTCAAGCTAAAATTCAATATTGATACGCTCATGACGATTGCGCTTGTTGGCGCCATTGCCATCGGTGAATGGAAGGAAGCAACGCTCGTCGCCGTGTTGTTCGGTGTCAATGAATGGCTGGAAGGCTATGGCATGGAGAAGGCGCGACGGTCAATGGAGATGCTGCTGCAAGTAGCCCCGAAGGAAGCGACCAAGCTTATGGATGGCAAGGAGCTTGTTATTCCCATTACCTCGCTAAAGGCGCAAGACATCGTACGGGTCAAGCCGGGCGAGAAAATTCCTTCGGATGGTGCCGTCACGGAAGGGAAAAGCTCGGTTAATGAAGCTGCCCTTACTGGTGAATCGCTTCCCGTTGACAAAGCGGTCGGTGATGCCGTATTTGGCGGCAGCATCAACAATGAAGGTGTACTGGTCATCCGGATTGATAAAGCCTATGAAGATTCCTCGCTAGCGAAGATTTTGCATTTGGTAGAAGAAGCTCAGGAAACAAAGACGCCAACCGAGCTGTTCATTAATAAATTCGCCAAATATTATACACCGCTTATTATGGCGATTGCTTTGCTTGTTGCCCTGCTCCCTCCTCTGCTGCTTCAAGGGGATTGGACGAAATGGCTTTATCAAGGCCTTTCTGTGCTTATTGTCGGCTGCCCATGCGCCCTCATTCTTTCTTCGCCAATCGCCATCGTTTCGGGCATTACGCGCAATGCGCGCAACGGCATTTTGATTAAAGGCGGCGTATATTTGGAGCAGCTTGGAAAAATCGATACGATTGCCTTTGATAAAACAGGCACTTTAACCAAAGGAGAGCCGCATGTCGTAAAGGCAGAGGTTTATGTGGAGACACTTTTCTATAAGGTAGCCGGCGCGATGGAACGCTCCTCCTCCCATCCGCTCGCCAAAGCGGTTATGAAGGCCGTGCAAGACAGTGGGGTCAGCTTGCCTGAGCCAGAGGAAATGATAAATGTTGCTGGCCGTGGAATGGAAGCTGTCATAAATGGCGAACGCTACTGGCTCGGAAATGAAAAGAGCATCGCGCATTTAACCTTCCCGGATCAGGTGAGTGAAAATATTGAACAAATGAAAGCAGCCGGCCTCACGCTCGTTATTGTTGCCGATGCTGAGCAAATACTTGGCTTGTTCGGAATTGCGGATGAAATTCGTGAGGAAAGCCATGCAGTCATCGCTGCACTTCATCAGCAGGGCATTAAACGCACCGTCATGCTGACGGGCGATCACCAAAAAACAGCCGAAAAAGTGGCTTCGGCCGTTGGAGTCTCTTCTTTCTACGCAGGTCTGCTCCCGGAAGATAAAGTAGCTCGTATTAAAGAGCTTGCGGAAAGCGGCCAAGTCGCCATGATCGGTGACGGTATTAATGATGCCCCCGCCCTCGCATCTGCCCAGCTTGGCATTGCCATGGGCAAGGGCACAGACAGCGCCATTGAAACGGCGGACATTGTGCTCATGCAGGATCATTTGGGCAAGCTGCCCGAGGCTATTTCTGTTGCCAAACAGGTAAACAGGGTCATTCGCTTTAACATTGCGGTTTCACTTGGGCTTAAGGTGCTGGCGCTGCTGCTGACCATACCAGGCTGGCTCACGCTGTGGATCGCCATTTTATCCGATATGGGCGCCACCATTTTCGTCACCTTGGTCAGCTTGACGATTCTTATTCCGCTGCGCAAAGCTTATGGGCCGGTTTTAAAGCGCAGCAAGCCGATAAAGTAG
- a CDS encoding thiamine pyrophosphate-binding protein has protein sequence MRAIEAGLRFLIQQGVKHIFGIPAGSINALYDCLYDLPELQAVVAKHETSSGYMAAAYARITGMPSVCVGSSGPGATNLVTPAANAWKEKLPVIFISGSVPSPRLGKGGAQELGADPIFAPVTKLSRMVMKAEELPGAIAEAYWTAISGVPGPVHLSIPIDLQMTDIGDMVLPEVPSLQEQLALADITLMDATLEAVLQAGERGALLLGHGAKSAQAEVLAFAEQTGWMVATTPRGKGAFPEDHPQSLGVYGLSGNDKAIEFLNSDGHKLIMVLGSSLGELATCNWETRLTAGKQLVHIDYDEQELGRCYEADFALHGEIAPVMRQLSAGLAQAGIGLSPERKKLLEQLHFARLEAAADALEMETWNTRTAIRMLGANAPEQTRFYIDIGEFMTYSIQNLLIREQQQFDININFGGMGSGIAGSLGAKLAEPERPVLCITGDGCFFMHGLEVMTAKEYGLPIVFAVINNARLGMVYHGHMLQYDRCLSDFSQQRVSIAAVAQSLGIRHMQVESVEQLQAAHVQQWFAEGVSGPIVVEIVVDGNEIPPMGERVKFLQGATY, from the coding sequence ATGCGTGCTATTGAAGCGGGTCTGCGCTTTTTGATCCAGCAGGGGGTTAAACATATATTTGGCATTCCTGCTGGTTCGATAAATGCCCTTTATGATTGTTTATATGATTTGCCAGAGCTGCAGGCAGTAGTAGCCAAGCATGAGACGAGCTCCGGCTATATGGCGGCAGCTTATGCGCGCATCACCGGCATGCCGTCGGTATGCGTAGGCTCCAGCGGTCCGGGCGCTACTAATTTGGTGACACCAGCAGCCAATGCATGGAAAGAGAAGCTGCCGGTCATCTTTATCTCCGGCTCGGTGCCGTCGCCTAGGCTTGGCAAAGGAGGCGCACAGGAGCTCGGAGCTGATCCGATTTTTGCGCCAGTCACGAAGCTCAGCCGCATGGTAATGAAGGCTGAAGAGCTGCCGGGAGCTATTGCTGAGGCGTATTGGACGGCGATTAGCGGGGTTCCAGGACCGGTACATCTCTCAATACCGATCGACCTGCAGATGACCGATATAGGGGATATGGTGCTGCCTGAGGTGCCGTCGCTACAGGAGCAGCTGGCTCTGGCAGACATAACGCTCATGGATGCGACATTGGAAGCGGTGCTGCAAGCTGGCGAGCGCGGGGCCTTATTGCTCGGTCATGGAGCGAAAAGCGCCCAGGCTGAAGTGCTCGCATTTGCGGAACAGACAGGCTGGATGGTCGCCACGACCCCGCGTGGAAAGGGAGCTTTCCCTGAAGACCATCCCCAATCGCTCGGCGTATATGGCCTGTCCGGCAATGATAAAGCCATTGAATTTCTAAACAGCGATGGCCATAAGCTTATTATGGTACTGGGCTCAAGCCTTGGCGAACTTGCCACCTGCAATTGGGAAACGAGACTGACGGCGGGCAAGCAGCTCGTTCATATCGATTATGATGAGCAGGAGCTTGGGCGCTGCTACGAAGCGGACTTCGCCCTGCACGGTGAAATTGCTCCTGTAATGCGCCAACTGAGCGCGGGGCTTGCGCAGGCAGGAATCGGCTTGAGCCCAGAGCGGAAAAAGCTGCTGGAGCAGCTGCATTTTGCCCGCTTAGAGGCGGCGGCCGATGCTTTGGAGATGGAGACGTGGAATACACGTACTGCGATTCGTATGCTTGGGGCAAACGCGCCAGAGCAAACCCGCTTTTACATCGATATTGGCGAGTTCATGACGTATTCCATTCAAAATTTGCTCATTCGTGAGCAGCAGCAATTTGATATTAATATTAATTTTGGCGGTATGGGCTCAGGCATAGCGGGCTCGCTAGGTGCGAAACTCGCGGAGCCTGAGCGCCCAGTCCTTTGCATCACGGGCGACGGCTGCTTTTTCATGCATGGCCTTGAAGTAATGACAGCTAAGGAATACGGCTTGCCAATCGTTTTCGCTGTCATTAACAACGCCCGTCTGGGCATGGTCTATCATGGTCATATGCTGCAATACGATCGCTGTCTCAGCGATTTCTCGCAGCAGCGCGTCAGCATTGCAGCAGTCGCCCAGTCGCTTGGCATTCGCCATATGCAAGTCGAGTCTGTGGAGCAGCTTCAAGCCGCGCATGTTCAGCAGTGGTTTGCCGAAGGCGTAAGTGGACCCATCGTCGTAGAAATTGTCGTGGATGGCAATGAAATTCCGCCAATGGGCGAACGAGTAAAGTTTTTGCAAGGGGCGACGTATTAA
- a CDS encoding ATP-binding protein has product MELKSFKKLFHMTKIINSQYEQSEILQVFVDAIASELTQADLVGFFLKQPNGTYKGYKGNKMPVDITELIIDPSKDAFVHDIMQNRTIGYIPDTSKDNRIDDAKKNLLSIKSILGIPVIVDDKIFGLVFVHDFGKPMNLTQEQMDVTEAFVNMASVAIRNLQMFEQSQELLEKQQLLLDATKSLSKSLSVREVLKTCFYYMQRASGSDDVAIHLFNEKDRTVEPFHLSSLNVKEEDWRGKHRDVIKLSIDNDKLFYEVIMHKRAIFIPDVFADERPNHKACEMFGIKSLLAIPLVAKGSVFGIIAIPSIHKPTEYEEGKIEFCHSIADVTATALSNALHTEHLDQAVSERSMELQQANFKLEGLVKELEYLNELKNDFIATLSHELRTPITAIKGTVDILGKGLLGQLNDAQHDLLDTAGRSIERLLNQVNELLDFAKMENGKFELCYKVVDFNDLIHEAARIVQSLVNKKKINLEIEIEETADMIIQVDRERILQILLNLLSNSVKFTPQQGQITIRASSDDDHLKLEVCDNGIGIPLEKQKNIFTKFYQVNNQINGTGLGLAISKQLIELHGGQIWFNSNEGAGSIFTFMLPKRGQR; this is encoded by the coding sequence ATGGAATTAAAGAGCTTCAAGAAGCTGTTTCATATGACCAAAATTATCAATTCGCAATATGAGCAGTCTGAAATTTTGCAAGTGTTCGTTGATGCAATAGCAAGTGAACTTACCCAGGCCGACCTAGTTGGCTTTTTTCTCAAGCAGCCAAATGGAACGTACAAGGGCTACAAAGGCAATAAAATGCCTGTTGATATAACCGAGTTAATCATTGATCCATCGAAGGATGCTTTCGTACACGATATTATGCAAAATCGGACAATTGGCTATATTCCTGATACGAGCAAAGACAATCGCATTGACGATGCGAAAAAAAATCTGCTGAGCATCAAGTCGATTCTGGGGATTCCGGTTATTGTCGATGATAAAATATTCGGGCTTGTGTTCGTTCATGACTTTGGCAAGCCAATGAATTTAACACAGGAGCAGATGGACGTAACAGAAGCGTTCGTCAATATGGCCAGTGTGGCGATCCGCAATTTGCAAATGTTCGAGCAGTCGCAGGAGCTGCTGGAGAAGCAGCAATTGCTGCTTGATGCAACAAAGTCGCTGTCCAAGTCGCTGTCCGTGCGTGAAGTTTTAAAAACCTGCTTTTATTATATGCAGCGTGCCAGCGGCTCGGATGATGTTGCCATTCATCTGTTCAATGAGAAGGATCGGACAGTTGAGCCTTTCCATCTCTCTTCTCTGAATGTGAAGGAAGAGGACTGGCGTGGGAAGCATCGCGATGTGATCAAGCTGAGCATTGACAATGACAAGCTGTTTTACGAAGTCATTATGCACAAACGGGCGATCTTCATTCCGGACGTTTTTGCGGACGAGCGTCCTAATCATAAAGCATGTGAGATGTTCGGAATTAAAAGCTTGCTCGCTATTCCGCTAGTGGCCAAGGGCAGCGTATTTGGTATTATTGCGATTCCATCCATTCATAAGCCTACAGAGTACGAGGAAGGCAAAATAGAGTTTTGCCATTCCATTGCCGACGTAACTGCTACGGCTTTGTCTAATGCCCTGCATACTGAGCATTTGGATCAGGCAGTAAGTGAACGCTCGATGGAGCTGCAGCAGGCGAACTTCAAGCTGGAGGGGCTTGTCAAGGAGCTGGAATACTTAAATGAGCTCAAAAATGATTTCATTGCAACGCTGTCCCATGAACTGAGAACGCCAATCACTGCAATCAAGGGCACCGTCGATATATTGGGCAAAGGGCTGCTTGGCCAATTAAACGATGCGCAACATGATTTGCTCGATACGGCGGGCAGGTCCATTGAGCGTTTATTGAACCAGGTAAATGAGCTGCTTGATTTTGCCAAGATGGAAAATGGGAAATTTGAGCTCTGCTATAAGGTTGTTGATTTCAATGATTTAATTCATGAGGCCGCACGCATCGTCCAGTCGCTGGTCAATAAGAAGAAAATCAACTTGGAAATAGAAATCGAAGAGACGGCCGATATGATTATTCAGGTGGATCGGGAACGAATTTTACAAATATTGCTTAATTTACTGTCCAATTCGGTGAAATTCACGCCACAGCAAGGACAAATTACGATTCGCGCTTCCTCCGACGATGATCATTTAAAGCTGGAAGTCTGTGACAATGGCATCGGCATACCGCTTGAGAAGCAAAAAAACATTTTCACGAAATTTTATCAGGTTAATAATCAAATTAATGGTACGGGGCTGGGTCTTGCTATCTCCAAGCAGCTGATTGAGCTGCATGGCGGTCAAATCTGGTTTAATAGCAATGAAGGAGCAGGCTCTATATTCACGTTTATGCTGCCAAAAAGGGGGCAGAGATAA
- a CDS encoding PLP-dependent aminotransferase family protein produces MKKYFAILSDMEQKIRDGHYRPGSKLVSVRKAAELYHCSTNTITRAYAELEKRHAIYSIPQSGYYVVDKAGSGSEQSEDSIQGKGIDFSSASPDLFVFPYLDFQHCLNKAIDTYKYHLFTYGDPQGMAELRETLVRHLANDQVFAKTERIFVTSGAQQALEILAKMPFPNGKRTILVEQPTYNLYLRFLEFEQLPTAVIARTAAGISLQELERIFKGGDIKFFYTMSRYHNPLGTSYTTEERKAIAALAKKYDVYIVEDDYMADLGVERGFDPIYSYDLTEHVVYLKSFSKIIFPGLRLGAAVLPEQLIETFYRYKKYGDTSFLSQAALDIYIKNGMYERHKHAISSLYTSRMLALNKALERHNGAGLIQASGVSSGIYTQYRLPITVNMEQLMERLSGRHIRAVDGKGFYLPEYLEREKFLRISISRASEGQIDEGIAGIVEEVKRANHFY; encoded by the coding sequence ATGAAAAAGTATTTTGCGATTTTGTCCGACATGGAACAGAAAATTCGTGATGGGCATTATCGTCCAGGCAGCAAGCTAGTGTCCGTTCGCAAAGCTGCGGAGCTGTACCACTGCAGTACAAATACAATTACCCGTGCATATGCGGAGCTGGAAAAGCGCCATGCGATCTATTCCATCCCGCAGAGCGGCTATTATGTAGTGGACAAGGCTGGCAGCGGAAGCGAGCAAAGTGAAGACAGCATTCAAGGCAAGGGCATTGATTTTTCATCGGCATCACCTGATCTGTTTGTATTTCCGTATTTGGACTTCCAGCATTGCTTGAATAAAGCTATTGATACGTACAAATATCATCTGTTTACATATGGCGATCCTCAAGGAATGGCAGAGCTTCGGGAAACGCTCGTCCGCCATTTGGCAAATGACCAGGTGTTTGCCAAAACCGAGCGGATTTTTGTGACGTCAGGTGCTCAGCAGGCGCTGGAAATATTGGCGAAAATGCCGTTCCCGAATGGCAAGCGCACCATTCTTGTTGAACAGCCCACGTACAATCTTTATTTGCGGTTTCTGGAATTTGAGCAGCTGCCAACAGCTGTTATAGCCCGCACCGCAGCAGGAATCAGCTTACAGGAGCTGGAGCGGATATTTAAGGGCGGGGATATTAAATTTTTCTACACGATGTCGCGTTATCATAATCCGCTGGGCACCTCTTATACAACCGAGGAACGGAAAGCAATAGCTGCATTGGCGAAAAAATATGATGTCTACATTGTCGAGGACGATTATATGGCAGATTTAGGTGTGGAACGGGGCTTTGATCCGATTTATAGCTATGATTTGACAGAGCATGTCGTTTATTTGAAAAGCTTCTCGAAAATTATTTTTCCCGGCTTGCGTCTGGGGGCTGCTGTATTGCCGGAACAGCTCATTGAAACGTTCTACCGCTATAAAAAATACGGTGATACGTCATTCCTCTCACAAGCGGCTCTGGACATTTATATTAAAAATGGGATGTATGAACGCCATAAGCACGCCATAAGCAGCCTGTACACCTCACGAATGCTGGCGCTGAACAAAGCGCTAGAGCGGCATAACGGAGCAGGGCTTATTCAAGCCTCGGGTGTGAGCTCGGGCATCTATACCCAATATAGACTGCCTATTACCGTCAATATGGAGCAGCTGATGGAACGGCTATCGGGCAGACATATTCGGGCTGTTGACGGGAAAGGCTTCTATTTGCCAGAATATCTGGAGCGGGAAAAGTTTTTGCGAATCAGCATCTCCCGGGCAAGCGAGGGGCAAATCGATGAGGGCATTGCGGGTATTGTGGAGGAAGTAAAGCGGGCTAATCATTTTTATTAA
- a CDS encoding ring-cleaving dioxygenase: MNVKGIHHLSAMTGSVSLNYNFYTQVLGMRLIKKTVNQDDTSAYHLFYGDERGNPGTELTFFDFPGIGSNRPGVSSISGTSLRVASDKALEYWLQRFDQHEVKHSEITSFAGRNVIFFEDPERQQLALVSDETNSGVAAGTPWDRSPVPVEYGITGLGPVKLTVRKPDSTVAALKLLGFKETGRVPALVEGQDDIIIMQAHEGGSGSEVQVEPRSDLSVAGLGKGGVHHVAFRVEDKEELMAWIDVLNKAGLQNSGFVERYYFRSLYFREANGILFELATDGPGFVTDEPFETLGESLALPPFLEPRREAIEARLKPIDTTLKA, from the coding sequence ATGAACGTAAAAGGAATCCATCATCTATCTGCCATGACAGGCAGCGTATCCTTAAACTACAACTTCTACACGCAAGTGCTTGGCATGCGACTGATTAAAAAAACAGTAAATCAGGACGACACATCCGCTTACCATCTCTTTTATGGCGATGAAAGAGGCAATCCGGGTACAGAATTGACGTTTTTTGATTTTCCCGGCATTGGCAGCAACCGTCCTGGCGTAAGCAGCATCTCCGGCACTTCGCTGCGGGTAGCGAGCGACAAGGCGCTGGAATATTGGCTTCAGCGCTTTGATCAGCATGAGGTTAAGCATTCAGAAATAACATCGTTTGCCGGGCGCAACGTTATCTTTTTTGAAGATCCAGAAAGGCAGCAGCTTGCCCTTGTATCTGATGAAACGAACAGCGGTGTTGCAGCCGGAACACCTTGGGATCGCAGCCCAGTGCCGGTAGAATACGGGATTACAGGTCTCGGCCCTGTAAAACTGACTGTTCGCAAGCCTGATTCAACCGTTGCCGCTCTCAAGCTGCTCGGCTTCAAAGAAACAGGGCGCGTTCCTGCTCTCGTCGAAGGACAGGACGATATTATTATTATGCAGGCTCATGAGGGCGGCTCCGGCTCTGAAGTACAGGTAGAGCCGCGCAGCGATTTATCGGTCGCTGGCCTTGGCAAAGGCGGTGTTCACCATGTAGCTTTCCGTGTAGAGGATAAGGAAGAGCTTATGGCGTGGATCGACGTACTGAATAAGGCAGGCTTGCAAAACTCCGGCTTCGTGGAACGCTACTACTTCCGTTCGTTATATTTCCGCGAGGCGAATGGCATTTTGTTTGAATTGGCTACAGACGGTCCAGGCTTCGTAACGGACGAGCCTTTCGAGACCCTTGGCGAATCGCTTGCGCTTCCTCCGTTTCTGGAGCCGCGCCGTGAAGCCATCGAAGCACGGCTTAAACCCATTGATACGACGCTTAAGGCTTAA
- a CDS encoding GDSL-type esterase/lipase family protein — translation MCLAFTLLLGGISLGQGEKVSAADNYKFDFGNSGVASGYIGVSATLGFSASTGYGFNTPANMQNVTASGTGVGSDAVRFLTFGTKSTNTFNVNLSNGLYEVKVMLGNTSRASVAAEGVYQIMNMTGNNATDSFQIPITDGQLNILVTEGKVGTVFTLSSLEITKISNNPVTKRTIYIGGDSTVANYYPLASSIQGGWGQMLKQYVNSSTFQVRNMATGGQFARGFRDDGQLEAVLKYIKPGDYFILQFGINDTTAKNETTEAQFKEIMRDMVTQVKAKGATVVLSTPQGRATDFNASNVHNSTGRWYRAATMALAVEENVKLVDLNVLSSAYFTSIGPAATLNLYMTGDSLHPNYAGAQKLAQLVKNNLSSQGLSGF, via the coding sequence ATGTGCTTGGCTTTTACTTTGCTGCTTGGCGGGATAAGCTTGGGGCAGGGGGAGAAGGTTAGTGCAGCGGACAATTACAAATTTGATTTTGGCAATAGTGGTGTGGCCTCCGGCTACATTGGCGTCTCTGCTACGCTCGGCTTTTCAGCTTCGACGGGCTACGGCTTTAATACACCAGCCAATATGCAAAATGTAACCGCTTCCGGAACGGGCGTAGGCAGTGATGCGGTACGCTTCCTTACATTCGGTACGAAAAGCACGAATACGTTTAATGTAAATTTGTCGAACGGCCTCTACGAAGTGAAGGTCATGCTTGGTAATACGTCGAGAGCAAGCGTGGCCGCAGAAGGCGTTTATCAAATTATGAATATGACAGGCAATAATGCAACGGACTCTTTTCAAATTCCAATTACCGACGGGCAGCTTAATATTCTGGTAACAGAAGGCAAGGTCGGCACTGTCTTTACGCTCAGCTCGCTGGAAATTACGAAAATTTCAAATAATCCGGTTACGAAGCGGACGATTTATATTGGCGGCGATTCTACGGTCGCGAACTACTATCCATTGGCAAGCAGCATACAGGGCGGCTGGGGACAAATGTTGAAGCAATATGTTAACAGCAGCACGTTTCAGGTACGGAATATGGCGACAGGTGGACAATTCGCGAGAGGGTTCCGGGATGATGGACAACTGGAAGCGGTTTTGAAATATATTAAACCGGGCGATTATTTCATTCTCCAGTTCGGCATTAACGATACTACCGCAAAAAATGAAACGACCGAAGCGCAGTTCAAGGAGATTATGCGCGATATGGTTACCCAGGTCAAGGCGAAGGGAGCGACCGTCGTCCTTTCCACGCCGCAAGGCCGGGCAACTGATTTTAATGCGAGCAATGTCCACAACTCAACGGGCAGATGGTACAGAGCAGCAACAATGGCGCTGGCTGTCGAAGAAAATGTGAAGCTCGTTGATCTCAATGTGCTTAGTTCGGCTTATTTCACCTCCATCGGCCCAGCAGCAACTTTGAACCTGTACATGACAGGAGATTCGCTGCATCCCAACTATGCGGGTGCCCAGAAACTGGCTCAACTTGTGAAAAACAATCTCAGCAGCCAAGGCTTGAGCGGCTTTTAA
- a CDS encoding DMT family transporter, which translates to MKEKSIKLAYIFAVLNAVIIGFSFLFAKLSLGSAQPLDTLTFRFAFSFLIMTIPVALGMIKLNYRGKPLFKAFLLAAMYPLGFFTLQAFGLLHASSAEGGILYAFTPVVTMIIAAIFLKETTTLLQKLSIFLSVFGVVFIFLMKGSSIDLSNMLGISLLFLTCFAFAGYSVLARSLSKHFSPAELTYLMLGIGFVVFLTISLVQHMGSGTMGSFLTPLRSGSFLLSIFYLGVISSLITSLTSNYILGRIEASKMSVFTNLSTIVSMAGGALFLGEELTMYHVIGSLFIIAGVVGTNLLGSKRKRLLPASGSEATVSK; encoded by the coding sequence ATGAAAGAAAAAAGTATTAAGCTCGCCTATATATTCGCTGTATTAAATGCCGTCATTATCGGTTTCTCCTTTTTATTTGCCAAGCTGTCGCTCGGAAGCGCCCAGCCGCTGGATACGCTCACGTTCCGGTTTGCTTTTTCGTTCCTCATCATGACGATCCCTGTCGCACTGGGCATGATTAAGCTGAATTATCGCGGCAAGCCCCTATTTAAAGCATTTCTGCTGGCAGCGATGTATCCGCTCGGTTTTTTCACCCTTCAGGCTTTTGGCCTGCTGCATGCAAGCTCTGCCGAAGGCGGCATTTTATATGCATTTACGCCTGTTGTGACAATGATAATCGCGGCCATTTTCCTGAAAGAAACGACAACCCTGCTGCAAAAGCTGTCCATTTTCCTCTCGGTATTTGGCGTTGTGTTCATTTTCTTGATGAAGGGCAGCAGCATCGATTTATCTAATATGCTCGGTATTTCCCTGCTGTTTCTGACCTGCTTCGCTTTTGCCGGCTATAGCGTACTAGCACGCTCGCTTTCTAAGCATTTTAGCCCGGCAGAACTGACCTATTTGATGCTCGGGATTGGTTTTGTCGTTTTTCTCACGATATCGCTGGTACAGCACATGGGTTCGGGGACGATGGGCAGCTTCCTTACGCCGCTGCGCAGCGGGTCCTTCCTGCTATCCATCTTCTATCTAGGAGTCATCTCCTCGCTCATCACTTCTCTGACGTCCAATTACATTTTAGGGCGAATCGAGGCGTCGAAAATGAGTGTATTTACCAATTTATCGACGATTGTATCTATGGCAGGAGGTGCCCTTTTCCTCGGTGAAGAGCTGACGATGTATCATGTGATCGGTTCCCTATTCATTATTGCGGGGGTAGTCGGCACTAATCTGCTGGGCAGTAAGCGTAAACGGCTGTTGCCGGCCTCTGGCAGCGAAGCTACCGTTTCGAAATAG
- a CDS encoding GNAT family N-acetyltransferase: MENTYVVQQAGIDQLDELATLFDLYRMFYGQAPNVQGARRFLFERFEQRDSVVFLAKHIGSGEAAGFTQLYPVFSSISMKRSYILNDLYVLESHRKQGVAQLLLDQAKSYASLLQAKGIELSTAVSNVQAQRLYERNGYLQDTEYKHYYLTL; the protein is encoded by the coding sequence ATGGAAAATACTTATGTTGTTCAGCAAGCAGGGATAGACCAGTTGGATGAACTGGCGACGCTATTTGATTTGTACCGTATGTTTTATGGACAAGCGCCAAATGTGCAGGGAGCACGCCGTTTTTTGTTTGAGCGTTTTGAGCAGCGGGATTCGGTCGTCTTTTTAGCCAAACATATCGGGAGCGGCGAAGCGGCTGGTTTTACCCAGCTGTATCCTGTGTTCTCGTCGATTTCGATGAAACGCTCCTATATATTAAACGATCTATACGTTTTGGAATCCCACAGAAAGCAGGGCGTAGCCCAATTGCTGCTGGATCAGGCGAAAAGCTATGCCAGCCTGCTGCAAGCGAAAGGAATTGAGCTGTCTACCGCGGTTTCGAATGTGCAGGCTCAGCGCCTTTATGAACGAAATGGCTATTTGCAAGATACAGAGTATAAGCATTATTATTTAACGTTATAA